From the genome of Gemmatimonas phototrophica, one region includes:
- a CDS encoding transporter substrate-binding domain-containing protein — MRPHLAFTALLLVFGSAACSSPATRDTWDRVQRTGIVRVGYAVEPPFALVDSTGRVSGESPELLRLVMAELGVDSIEWVGTRFGSLILELQQGDFDVIAAGMYITPDRARAVLFSRPTLRDPTALLIRATDSARLTTLADVARNRAARLAIIAGAAEERLALAAGLSPSQLRPVPDPTTGRAAVISGEADAFALSTVSLSLLRRTHPDSTALKVVPLSFPNDPQLHDIALGQPAYAVRLDDITLRSAIDRALGRVLGTPRHRAVQQRFEFDSTFDEPTNSQRPPSAPLP; from the coding sequence TTGCGGCCACACCTCGCTTTTACCGCGCTGCTGTTGGTATTCGGCAGTGCGGCGTGTTCATCACCCGCGACACGCGACACCTGGGACCGCGTGCAACGTACCGGGATTGTGCGCGTCGGATATGCGGTGGAGCCGCCGTTTGCCTTGGTCGATTCAACCGGACGGGTGTCCGGGGAAAGCCCGGAACTGCTCCGGCTGGTCATGGCCGAGTTGGGGGTCGACAGTATTGAGTGGGTAGGCACCCGCTTCGGGTCGCTCATCCTGGAGCTCCAGCAAGGAGACTTCGACGTCATCGCAGCGGGGATGTACATCACCCCCGATCGCGCCCGCGCGGTCCTGTTCTCGCGCCCCACCCTGCGTGACCCCACCGCGTTACTCATCCGGGCCACGGATTCGGCTCGCCTGACCACGCTGGCCGACGTCGCGCGAAACCGTGCCGCGCGGTTGGCCATCATCGCAGGGGCGGCCGAGGAACGACTCGCCCTCGCCGCCGGTCTTTCACCAAGCCAACTGCGCCCCGTGCCCGATCCCACCACGGGGCGCGCGGCCGTCATTTCGGGCGAAGCGGATGCCTTCGCCTTGTCCACCGTCTCGCTGTCGCTGCTCCGTCGCACCCATCCGGACAGCACCGCTTTGAAGGTGGTGCCTCTCTCCTTTCCAAACGATCCACAGCTGCACGACATCGCGCTTGGCCAGCCCGCCTATGCGGTGCGACTGGACGACATCACGTTGCGGTCCGCCATTGATCGCGCGCTTGGCCGGGTGCTCGGTACCCCGCGTCACCGCGCCGTCCAGCAGCGGTTCGAGTTCGACAGCACGTTTGACGAACCAACCAATAGCCAGCGGCCACCGTCGGCCCCCTTGCCATGA
- a CDS encoding fasciclin domain-containing protein, producing the protein MRKLSLLAAAAVMAFAAPTVAQAQDKNIVEVAVAAGSFKTLAKLLGDAGLVETLQGPGPFTVFAPTDEAFAKVPAATLQALAADKAKLKAVLLYHVVAGKVMAADALKLAGKSAKMVEGSEAKISVMGSTPMINQAHIVKTDIAASNGVIHVIDAVILPPAK; encoded by the coding sequence ATGCGCAAGCTTTCCCTGCTCGCCGCTGCTGCCGTGATGGCCTTCGCCGCCCCGACCGTGGCTCAGGCGCAGGACAAGAACATTGTCGAGGTCGCGGTCGCCGCGGGCTCGTTCAAGACCCTCGCCAAGCTGCTCGGCGATGCCGGTCTCGTAGAAACGCTCCAGGGCCCCGGCCCGTTCACCGTGTTTGCCCCGACCGACGAAGCCTTCGCCAAGGTCCCGGCCGCCACGCTTCAGGCCCTCGCCGCCGATAAGGCCAAGCTCAAGGCCGTGCTGCTGTACCATGTGGTCGCTGGCAAGGTCATGGCCGCCGACGCCCTCAAGCTCGCCGGCAAGAGCGCCAAGATGGTGGAAGGCTCGGAAGCCAAGATCAGCGTCATGGGCAGCACCCCCATGATCAACCAGGCCCACATCGTGAAGACGGACATTGCGGCCAGCAATGGCGTGATCCACGTGATCGACGCGGTGATCCTGCCGCCCGCCAAGTAA
- a CDS encoding endonuclease/exonuclease/phosphatase family protein, protein MGRQRRSRGEPSAKSARSGSSGSGAWRRVVGRAGQSVLLLLDGIGRELRSPMALRRYTCIALLGYAVALVATWLLLILSSEDWLPATLLAYGPRFVVLLPALLLLPLGLVFARRSAVVATVAVLWAVHSVMGFRFGWPSATTAAPAEAGVIRMVTLNAQGGAMVTPRIGQLLALSPSVINVQECSETLAAALEARGGYHVVRHRNLCTASQWPIVYSDSMPRAAFERVAQYGYGGTGLVVRHAIAHPTTPFQVVNLHLETPRKGLQRLVGNDGLIPDNGDMSNAMPSQQALDGVDLNAEIRLRESERASVWAARTSDRGPLIVTGDFNQPVESTIYRRYWGAYNNAFESRGFGFGYTKFEGRLLRVRIDHILTLPGTFAVDRVWVAPDVGSDHRPVVADLRFSR, encoded by the coding sequence ATGGGACGACAGCGCCGCTCGCGGGGTGAACCGTCGGCAAAGTCTGCGCGCAGCGGATCATCGGGGAGTGGCGCGTGGCGCCGAGTGGTAGGACGGGCAGGCCAATCGGTATTGCTGCTGCTGGACGGCATTGGCCGGGAATTGCGCAGTCCCATGGCGCTGCGACGGTATACATGCATTGCCCTGTTGGGGTACGCGGTCGCGCTGGTAGCGACCTGGCTGCTACTCATACTGAGTTCGGAAGACTGGCTCCCGGCCACCTTGCTGGCTTATGGCCCGCGTTTTGTAGTGCTGCTGCCAGCACTGCTGCTGCTGCCACTGGGGCTGGTATTTGCCCGCCGTTCGGCGGTGGTGGCTACCGTGGCCGTGCTGTGGGCCGTGCACAGCGTCATGGGGTTTCGTTTCGGATGGCCCAGCGCCACCACGGCCGCTCCCGCGGAAGCCGGGGTCATTCGCATGGTGACGCTGAATGCACAGGGCGGCGCCATGGTCACGCCACGTATCGGTCAGCTGCTGGCGTTGTCGCCCTCGGTGATCAATGTGCAGGAGTGTTCAGAAACACTGGCCGCGGCGCTCGAGGCACGCGGGGGGTATCACGTGGTACGCCACCGCAACCTGTGCACGGCGAGCCAGTGGCCCATTGTGTACTCCGACTCCATGCCGCGCGCTGCGTTTGAGCGGGTAGCACAATACGGCTATGGTGGCACGGGGCTGGTGGTGCGTCACGCCATCGCTCACCCCACAACTCCGTTTCAGGTGGTTAACCTGCACCTCGAAACCCCCCGCAAGGGATTGCAGCGGTTGGTGGGGAACGACGGATTGATTCCCGACAACGGCGATATGTCGAACGCGATGCCCAGCCAGCAGGCGCTCGATGGCGTGGACCTCAACGCCGAAATCCGTCTGCGCGAATCTGAGCGCGCCTCAGTGTGGGCGGCCCGCACCTCCGACCGCGGCCCGCTCATTGTCACCGGTGACTTCAACCAGCCGGTGGAGAGCACGATTTACCGACGGTACTGGGGCGCGTACAACAACGCCTTCGAATCGCGCGGCTTTGGCTTTGGCTACACCAAGTTCGAGGGGCGGCTGCTGCGGGTTCGCATTGACCATATCCTCACCCTCCCCGGCACCTTCGCCGTAGATCGCGTCTGGGTGGCGCCCGATGTGGGGTCGGACCACCGGCCGGTGGTGGCCGATTTGCGGTTCAGTCGCTGA